The window CGCCCTGCAGCTCGTTGCCGGCGTCGGGCGAGATCGCGATCTTGATACAGAGCGTGAGGACGTCCCCGGGATCGATCTGGACCGGGTCTCCGGAGTCGTCGACGAGCGGCCACCCCGATTGGAGCGCATCGAACAGCGCGGTCAGTCCGACGAACTCCTGACTTTCGTTGGTCACCATGAACTCGCCACTGGTATCGTCGTAATTGCCGAACGAGACGATGGCGGTGACGTTCTCGGACTCGCCGAGCGACTCGAAATCGGAGTCGTCAGCGATGTCGCTGATCTCGTTCGGATCGATGTCGGCGTCACTACCGTCTTCGTCGGACACCTCCTCGCCCTCGAGTTGGACGAAACCGGGGTTGTGCTCGGTCGTGATGTCCCAGCACGGGTCGTAGGTGTCTCCCGGTTTCGCGTCCGCGATCGAGAGCGACGTCATGACTTGATTCTCGTCGAGATTGTACCAGTCACCGAGTTCGTCCGGACCGATCCCCCCCTGGTCGATGGAACTCGCTGCCTCGTTGAACTCGATATTCACCCCGAACTCGCCCGCCTGAATCGTGTTGTCTGAGAAGTCCTCTTGGTCGCTGAAGTAGGCGCTCGTGCCGACCCCGGCACCGGCGGACGCGACGCCGACCGCTCCGAGGCTCGCGAGCGCCTTTCGACGCGACAGTTCGAACGCGTTTTTTTCGCTCATGGTCGATCATCCCCCGTGGGGAAGTCCCACCGGCGGAGTCGAACCGCCGTACACCATGTGGGAAATGACCGGGGACCGTGCTGTCCGGGATCAGGTATCCGGAGATGACGGGCCGGTCGGACTGTCGTTGTGGCGGCACTGTTCGGTGTAGAATCCGATATCGAACTCGATAGAATCGCCTTGGACTTCGTTACCGACATCGGTCGGGAGCCACCACGCGAAGCCGATGTAGCGGGTGAATCCGGGCATGAAGCACTCCTCGAGACCGAGATCATCTAATTGGAGGCCACCGCCCTGTAGAGCATTGAGGTCATCTGCGAGAGTACTTCGCCTAATCTGCCGCTCACAGAGTGTACCGGTTGCCATATCCCCGAACCCATGATCCGTTAGATCACCGCTTAAGCTGTATCGGTCAAGTTCAGTACCGCTAAGATCGAATTCTATTAGCTCCGTACCTCCGGTAACAGATCCGAGGAGGCTCCCGGATCCCGTGTCACGGATGGTGAGCCCCGTTAGGTCTTCACCGGTTTCGAGTTCGGCCACTTCCATCGTATTTCCGGAGAGCAAGTCGACGG is drawn from Halorubrum sp. CBA1229 and contains these coding sequences:
- a CDS encoding SipW-dependent-type signal peptide-containing protein, which translates into the protein MSEKNAFELSRRKALASLGAVGVASAGAGVGTSAYFSDQEDFSDNTIQAGEFGVNIEFNEAASSIDQGGIGPDELGDWYNLDENQVMTSLSIADAKPGDTYDPCWDITTEHNPGFVQLEGEEVSDEDGSDADIDPNEISDIADDSDFESLGESENVTAIVSFGNYDDTSGEFMVTNESQEFVGLTALFDALQSGWPLVDDSGDPVQIDPGDVLTLCIKIAISPDAGNELQGASHESNVGFYAEQARHNDEFGN